A window of Campylobacter pinnipediorum subsp. pinnipediorum contains these coding sequences:
- the der gene encoding ribosome biogenesis GTPase Der codes for MQKIILVGKPNVGKSSLFNRLARQRIAITSDVSGTTRDTNKAVINIYDKRCLLIDSGGLDDSSELFRNVKAKTLNEVKESDAIVYMVDGKMMPDDEDRELFYELSKQKLPICLVINKCDSKKDEQRAWEFISFGAKDVFSISVSHNTGIDELSDWIEKHLKDEIIPDESDDFDDFLDEVDDNLEIKQDFENKNIRVGIIGRVNVGKSSLLNALVKDSRAVVSDVAGTTIDPVNEVYEHDGKIYEFVDTAGIRRRGKIEGIEKYALNRTQKILENTDIALLVLDSSEPFSELDERIAGLASKFDLGIIIVLNKWDKSQVEFDEMVKDIKDRFKFLAYAPIISVSALGGKRVHKVYSIINEVYKNFTQKLQTSKLNEVISEATKTHPLPHDKGKSVKIYYAVQFAFAPPKIALIMNRPKALHFSYRRYLSNKLRASFNLSGVPIKFIPKKRGETSEDEG; via the coding sequence GTGCAAAAGATTATATTAGTAGGTAAGCCAAATGTCGGAAAGAGTTCGCTGTTTAATAGACTAGCAAGACAGAGAATTGCGATAACTAGCGATGTTAGTGGAACAACAAGAGATACAAATAAAGCTGTGATAAACATCTATGATAAAAGATGTTTGCTTATAGATTCGGGTGGTCTTGATGATAGTTCTGAATTGTTTCGCAATGTAAAAGCAAAAACTTTAAATGAAGTAAAAGAGTCTGATGCTATCGTTTATATGGTTGATGGCAAGATGATGCCAGATGATGAAGATAGAGAGCTTTTTTATGAATTAAGCAAGCAAAAACTACCTATTTGTTTGGTGATAAATAAATGTGATAGCAAAAAAGATGAACAAAGGGCTTGGGAGTTTATAAGCTTTGGTGCAAAAGATGTATTTAGCATATCAGTTAGCCACAATACCGGCATAGATGAGCTTAGTGATTGGATAGAAAAACATCTAAAAGATGAGATTATTCCTGATGAAAGTGATGATTTTGATGATTTTTTAGATGAAGTAGATGATAATTTAGAGATAAAACAAGACTTTGAAAACAAAAATATAAGAGTCGGGATAATAGGTCGTGTTAATGTTGGAAAATCAAGCTTATTAAATGCCTTAGTAAAAGACTCTCGTGCTGTTGTTAGCGATGTAGCTGGAACAACGATAGATCCAGTAAATGAAGTTTATGAGCATGATGGCAAAATTTATGAGTTTGTAGATACTGCTGGTATAAGAAGAAGAGGCAAGATAGAAGGCATTGAAAAATATGCACTAAATAGAACACAAAAAATTTTAGAAAACACAGATATAGCACTTTTGGTCCTTGATAGCTCAGAACCTTTTAGTGAACTAGATGAGAGAATAGCGGGACTTGCATCTAAGTTTGATTTGGGGATAATTATCGTTTTAAATAAATGGGATAAGTCGCAAGTAGAGTTTGATGAGATGGTAAAGGATATAAAAGATAGGTTTAAATTCTTAGCTTATGCACCTATCATAAGTGTATCAGCACTTGGTGGAAAAAGAGTTCATAAGGTTTACTCTATAATAAATGAAGTTTATAAGAATTTCACACAAAAACTTCAAACATCAAAACTAAATGAAGTAATATCAGAAGCAACAAAAACACACCCACTGCCACACGATAAGGGTAAATCTGTAAAAATTTATTATGCTGTTCAATTTGCTTTTGCACCACCAAAAATAGCACTTATAATGAATAGACCAAAGGCTTTGCATTTTAGCTACAGACGCTACTTATCAAATAAACTAAGGGCTAGTTTTAATCTAAGCGGTGTTCCTATAAAATTCATACCTAAAAAACGTGGAGAAACAAGCGAAGATGAAGGGTGA
- the pyrF gene encoding orotidine-5'-phosphate decarboxylase, translated as MKLCVALDMQSLDENLNLAKDLNGLDVWMKVGLRSYLRDGALFLTELKKMNFKIFLDLKLHDIPNTMADAAEVIADLGIDMTNIHASAGKRAMREVANRLSAKSNRPLLFAVSALTSFSQDEFFDVYNDTINNRVKKFSIDAYECGLDGMVCSVFESKLIKQSTNNSFLTLTPGIRPFKESSDDQNRVADINTAKENLSDFIVVGRPIYKSENPRMVTEKILSEI; from the coding sequence ATGAAGCTTTGTGTAGCACTTGATATGCAAAGCTTAGATGAAAATTTAAATCTTGCAAAAGATTTAAATGGTCTTGATGTGTGGATGAAGGTCGGGCTTAGAAGCTATCTTAGAGATGGGGCTTTGTTTTTGACTGAGCTAAAAAAGATGAATTTTAAAATTTTTTTAGACCTTAAACTTCACGACATACCAAACACAATGGCAGATGCCGCTGAGGTTATAGCTGACCTTGGTATAGATATGACAAATATCCATGCAAGTGCTGGAAAAAGAGCTATGAGAGAAGTCGCAAATAGACTAAGTGCTAAGTCAAATCGTCCATTGCTATTTGCCGTATCGGCTCTTACTAGCTTTTCGCAAGATGAGTTTTTTGATGTTTATAATGACACTATAAATAACCGTGTGAAGAAATTTAGTATAGATGCTTATGAGTGCGGTCTTGATGGAATGGTTTGTTCTGTTTTTGAAAGCAAACTTATCAAACAATCAACAAACAATAGCTTTTTAACTCTAACTCCGGGCATTAGGCCATTTAAAGAGTCATCAGATGATCAAAACAGAGTAGCTGATATAAATACTGCAAAAGAAAATTTAAGTGATTTTATAGTAGTCGGTCGCCCTATATACAAGTCTGAAAATCCAAGAATGGTTACAGAAAAGATACTATCTGAGATATAA
- a CDS encoding DMT family transporter, whose translation MFRKIIIRNLGIYYMIIASILFAFTGAFAKILSSDLPSIEVVFFRNLIGLMMILYAIFKKPLNQKGGHIFLLMFRGFVGTIALFAFFYNIAHINLGAAFTFSKTSPIFTAILAAFVFKESLSFKGWGAIFLGFVGILFIIQPNLGISKTDWLGIWSGVGAALAYTSVRELKKSYDTKVIVLSFMGWGSLLPLIFMGMAEFVEYEPIDFLLSKFVMPNIWNLAAIIAMGIFGLFFQVYMTKAYAVSKKAGVVAAVSYLDVVFTIIIGFFMGDKLPDGLAFFGIMLVILSGIIVVREK comes from the coding sequence TTGTTTCGTAAAATTATTATAAGAAATTTAGGCATTTATTATATGATTATTGCCTCTATTTTATTTGCTTTCACTGGTGCTTTTGCCAAAATTTTAAGTAGCGATTTACCATCCATTGAAGTTGTTTTTTTTAGAAATTTAATAGGCTTAATGATGATATTATATGCTATTTTTAAAAAGCCATTAAATCAAAAAGGCGGACATATATTTTTACTTATGTTTCGTGGTTTTGTAGGAACGATAGCACTTTTTGCATTCTTTTATAATATCGCTCATATAAACTTAGGAGCAGCTTTTACTTTTTCAAAAACAAGTCCGATTTTTACAGCTATCTTAGCGGCATTTGTATTTAAAGAATCACTTAGCTTTAAGGGTTGGGGAGCAATATTTTTAGGATTTGTTGGGATACTTTTTATAATTCAGCCGAATTTGGGCATAAGTAAAACAGATTGGCTTGGGATTTGGAGTGGTGTTGGAGCAGCACTTGCTTATACAAGTGTTAGAGAGTTAAAAAAGAGCTATGATACAAAGGTTATAGTTTTATCTTTTATGGGCTGGGGTTCTTTGCTACCACTTATTTTTATGGGTATGGCTGAGTTTGTTGAGTATGAGCCTATTGATTTTTTACTATCAAAATTTGTTATGCCAAATATTTGGAATTTAGCAGCAATTATAGCTATGGGAATTTTTGGACTTTTTTTTCAAGTTTATATGACAAAGGCTTATGCGGTTAGCAAAAAAGCCGGAGTTGTGGCGGCAGTTAGCTATCTTGATGTTGTTTTTACGATAATTATAGGATTTTTTATGGGCGATAAGCTTCCTGATGGATTGGCTTTTTTTGGTATAATGCTTGTTATTCTTAGTGGAATAATAGTTGTAAGGGAGAAATAA
- a CDS encoding shikimate kinase has product MKGENLVLIGFMGVGKSSVARELAKSLKMFNLDSDNLIENSEGMSIPRIFETKGEGCFRDLEKKLCGFLSKNITNAIISTGGGFVNTKNLRQIGKIIYLKSSFEFIIQRLQNGDNSKADFEKRPLLKNLDEAKKLFLQREEIYQKKADIVVCVENKTLKQIAKEIKNKIKD; this is encoded by the coding sequence ATGAAGGGTGAAAACTTGGTTTTGATAGGCTTTATGGGGGTTGGTAAAAGCTCTGTCGCAAGAGAACTTGCAAAAAGCCTAAAAATGTTTAACCTTGATAGTGATAATCTAATAGAAAATAGCGAAGGTATGAGCATACCTAGGATATTTGAAACAAAAGGAGAAGGGTGCTTTAGAGATTTGGAAAAGAAGCTTTGTGGTTTTTTATCCAAAAATATAACAAATGCCATTATCTCAACCGGTGGCGGCTTTGTAAATACCAAAAACCTAAGACAAATAGGAAAAATAATATATCTAAAATCAAGTTTTGAGTTTATCATACAAAGATTGCAAAATGGCGATAATTCAAAGGCTGATTTTGAAAAAAGACCACTTTTAAAAAATTTAGATGAAGCAAAAAAACTATTTTTGCAAAGAGAAGAAATTTATCAAAAAAAAGCTGATATTGTGGTTTGTGTAGAAAACAAAACCTTAAAACAGATAGCAAAAGAGATAAAAAACAAAATAAAGGATTAG
- the kdsA gene encoding 3-deoxy-8-phosphooctulonate synthase produces MILIAGPCVIESEELVMQVAERLQEFNDNKNIDFYFKSSFDKANRTSISSFRGPGLEKGCEILAKVKEKFGYKILTDIHESYQAQKVAQVADVLQIPAFLCRQTDLLVAAAKTDAVVNIKKGQFLAADNMKYSVKKVLETRNVKDEGYEIAKQNKVWLCERGSTFGYGNLVVDMRNLPIMREYAPVIFDATHSVQMPGSANGKSGGDARFVPYLAKAAASVGVDGFFYETHINPCEALCDGPNMLDISELKHLVEQTMKIEEILKG; encoded by the coding sequence ATGATATTAATAGCTGGTCCTTGTGTAATAGAAAGTGAAGAGCTTGTAATGCAAGTCGCTGAAAGACTGCAAGAATTTAATGATAACAAAAATATAGATTTTTATTTTAAGTCAAGTTTTGATAAAGCAAATAGGACAAGTATTTCAAGTTTTCGTGGCCCAGGTTTAGAAAAAGGGTGCGAGATATTGGCAAAAGTAAAAGAGAAATTTGGATATAAAATTTTAACAGATATTCACGAAAGCTATCAAGCACAAAAGGTAGCACAAGTTGCGGATGTGCTTCAAATTCCTGCTTTTTTATGTCGCCAAACTGATTTGCTTGTAGCTGCAGCAAAAACAGATGCCGTTGTAAATATCAAAAAAGGTCAGTTTCTAGCCGCTGATAATATGAAATACTCAGTTAAAAAAGTGCTTGAAACTAGAAATGTAAAAGATGAAGGCTACGAGATAGCAAAACAAAACAAAGTATGGCTTTGTGAGCGTGGAAGCACATTTGGATATGGAAATTTAGTAGTTGATATGAGAAATTTACCTATCATGCGTGAGTATGCACCTGTGATATTTGATGCAACACATAGTGTCCAAATGCCGGGGTCTGCAAATGGCAAAAGTGGTGGCGATGCTAGATTTGTGCCGTATTTAGCAAAGGCTGCGGCTAGTGTGGGTGTAGATGGATTTTTCTACGAGACACACATAAATCCTTGCGAAGCACTTTGTGATGGACCAAATATGCTAGACATAAGCGAGCTTAAACATCTAGTAGAACAAACAATGAAAATAGAAGAAATTTTAAAAGGATAG
- the serS gene encoding serine--tRNA ligase codes for MINLKLLDSNYDEFVKKLRGKKTNEELLETLLQTFNTLKKEKIELENLQAIQNSKSKELGNLARSGADVSGLKQELSQNKESISSKSEIVKELEAKLSDIANSIPNIIDDDVPFGEDENDNVCIKEVLTPREFSFEPKAHYELSLDLDFERGVKISGSRFTIIKGQMARLSRALVNYMIDFNNSRGFELVNVPFLVSSNTLYGTGQLPKFEEDLYKVDGEDLYLIPTSEVPVTNIYNDEIIPEEELPVKMTCYSACFRKEAGSAGRDTRGMIRQHQFEKVELVCITKPEDSEKTLQDMVDCASDLLTSLGLPHRHMLLCSGDLGFSAAKTIDLEVWLPSQNKFREISSVSNTRDFQARRAKIRYKNGSKNALVHTLNGSSLAVGRTLIAIMENYQNQDGTIEIPEVLKRYM; via the coding sequence ATGATAAACTTAAAACTTCTTGATAGTAATTATGATGAATTTGTAAAAAAACTTCGTGGTAAAAAGACAAACGAAGAGCTACTTGAAACACTTTTACAAACTTTTAATACTCTAAAAAAAGAAAAAATAGAGCTTGAAAACCTGCAAGCTATCCAAAACTCAAAGAGTAAAGAGCTTGGAAATTTGGCTAGAAGTGGTGCTGATGTCTCAGGGCTAAAACAAGAACTTAGCCAAAACAAAGAGAGTATAAGCTCAAAAAGTGAGATAGTAAAAGAGCTAGAAGCAAAACTTTCAGATATAGCAAATAGTATCCCAAACATAATAGATGACGATGTTCCTTTTGGCGAAGATGAAAATGACAATGTATGTATAAAAGAGGTATTGACACCAAGAGAGTTTAGCTTTGAGCCAAAAGCACATTATGAACTAAGTCTTGATTTGGATTTTGAAAGAGGTGTAAAAATTTCTGGGTCTAGGTTTACTATCATAAAAGGACAAATGGCTAGACTTAGTAGGGCTTTGGTAAATTATATGATAGATTTTAATAATTCAAGAGGGTTTGAGCTTGTAAATGTTCCATTTTTGGTTAGTTCAAACACACTTTATGGAACTGGACAGCTTCCAAAATTTGAAGAGGATTTGTATAAGGTTGATGGCGAAGATTTGTATCTTATACCTACCAGCGAGGTTCCGGTAACAAATATATATAATGATGAAATCATCCCAGAAGAAGAGCTTCCTGTAAAGATGACTTGTTATTCTGCTTGCTTTAGAAAAGAGGCTGGAAGTGCTGGAAGAGATACAAGGGGAATGATAAGACAACATCAGTTTGAAAAGGTTGAGCTTGTTTGTATCACAAAACCAGAAGATAGTGAAAAGACGCTTCAAGATATGGTTGATTGTGCTTCTGATTTGCTTACTTCACTTGGTTTGCCACATCGCCATATGCTTTTATGTAGTGGGGATCTTGGTTTTAGTGCTGCAAAAACGATAGACCTTGAAGTTTGGCTACCTTCTCAAAATAAATTTAGAGAGATAAGTTCTGTATCAAACACTAGGGATTTTCAAGCAAGAAGAGCAAAAATTCGTTATAAAAATGGATCAAAAAATGCCTTAGTTCATACCCTAAATGGATCAAGTTTGGCTGTAGGTAGAACACTTATTGCTATAATGGAAAATTATCAAAATCAAGATGGCACAATAGAAATTCCAGAAGTTCTTAAAAGGTATATGTAA
- a CDS encoding tetratricopeptide repeat protein: protein MAEDEVVLKPPSEDDKPDELVSIESLQEDDDQNEEQEQEQKQKEPFLTKKKIIIFAGIGIFILLLIVILIVVLSKKDKKQNFDTNQLVKQIEQNYPTKDFEASKIDDMISKANELYERGDKFQALKIYENIATQSQSLSSYNLGVSQMKQGKCDEAIESFLKAIHNKENTTVSAINAAVCSLDLNNTQNFKYYIDLAESFLQDESNSPLYNYYYALINYYKGNYIEALHALSHPSGDHYKDKYLYLSGKILTMLGRYKEAIQKLESQKEFDVNLTLSQLYARLAIYDKARQYLEKASKNTTNPDFLRMTGALIDLKTGYYANSATLIDEVYKIDKTLPGKIYKIKTILNPELFDINIAQKHFENDMFFDKVKRYETLFYFAPYKVFDAKQTIQRIRKGGINIFLDDTTSANDYLQNTQLLSSVNIELSNAIANALNFKLKESNMDFIKLVSIYPKHSILHYNLALTYAQLGNFSMAFKHFATSYHLDPTNYLAGVFHAICADITNNLNPKFISELSKNLRNDTNIQRPNIYNSLLDLIAQNQSSMIRYLEESKDESTLNLAFEIIIAKMSSRDEVMKEKTAKLLELMPNDIVSNILNFIANYDTDDIKTYALNIQKYFKNKDLNEDSFYNGASIIKKQYTKLLQISGLLFYERDKIIQKLKNAPSNVNLLQTLAYMQLFTNEFDKSFEIYNILIDNFKVEDPSTLFLASVAATGANKSANAIALLELTRISDPDAIENRIALGFLYQEIDNIKAAMLQYSRVGNTDHKNEFYDFSIINNQ, encoded by the coding sequence ATGGCAGAAGATGAGGTAGTTTTAAAACCGCCCAGCGAAGATGATAAGCCAGATGAATTGGTCTCCATTGAAAGTTTACAAGAAGATGATGATCAAAACGAAGAGCAAGAACAAGAGCAAAAACAAAAAGAGCCATTTTTAACTAAAAAAAAGATAATCATATTTGCTGGTATTGGTATTTTTATCTTGCTATTGATTGTTATTTTGATCGTTGTGCTTTCAAAAAAAGATAAAAAACAAAACTTTGATACAAATCAGCTTGTAAAACAGATAGAACAAAACTACCCAACAAAGGATTTTGAAGCTTCTAAGATAGATGATATGATAAGTAAAGCAAATGAACTTTATGAGCGTGGAGATAAATTTCAAGCACTTAAAATTTATGAAAATATAGCAACACAGAGTCAATCTTTATCAAGCTATAATCTTGGAGTTTCGCAGATGAAACAAGGAAAGTGTGATGAGGCTATAGAGTCTTTTTTAAAAGCTATTCACAACAAAGAAAACACAACGGTTAGCGCTATAAATGCTGCCGTTTGTTCTTTAGATTTAAATAATACTCAAAATTTTAAATACTACATAGATCTTGCCGAATCATTCTTGCAAGATGAATCAAACTCACCACTTTATAATTATTATTATGCACTTATAAATTATTATAAAGGTAATTATATAGAAGCACTTCATGCTTTATCTCATCCAAGTGGCGATCACTATAAAGACAAATACCTTTATCTAAGCGGCAAGATATTAACAATGCTTGGACGATACAAGGAAGCTATACAAAAACTTGAATCACAAAAAGAATTTGATGTAAATTTAACTCTTTCACAGCTTTATGCAAGACTTGCTATCTATGACAAAGCAAGACAATACCTAGAAAAAGCTTCTAAAAACACCACAAATCCAGATTTTCTAAGAATGACTGGTGCTTTAATAGACTTAAAAACTGGTTATTATGCAAATAGTGCAACACTTATTGACGAAGTTTATAAAATAGATAAAACATTACCTGGTAAAATTTACAAAATCAAAACTATTTTAAACCCAGAATTATTTGATATAAATATAGCTCAAAAACACTTTGAGAATGATATGTTTTTTGATAAAGTAAAGAGATATGAAACACTATTCTATTTTGCTCCATATAAAGTTTTTGATGCAAAGCAAACTATACAAAGAATAAGAAAAGGTGGTATTAATATATTTTTAGATGACACTACCAGTGCCAATGATTATTTGCAAAACACACAGCTTTTATCAAGTGTAAATATAGAGTTATCAAATGCTATTGCAAATGCATTAAATTTCAAGCTAAAAGAGTCAAATATGGACTTTATAAAGCTTGTGTCCATATACCCAAAACACTCTATTTTGCATTACAATCTAGCGCTTACATATGCACAGCTTGGAAATTTTTCTATGGCTTTCAAACATTTTGCCACAAGTTATCACCTTGATCCAACCAACTATCTAGCTGGTGTTTTTCATGCTATTTGCGCGGATATAACAAACAATTTAAATCCAAAATTTATAAGCGAACTTAGCAAAAACCTAAGAAATGATACGAATATTCAACGCCCGAATATTTATAATTCTTTATTAGATTTGATAGCACAAAACCAATCATCTATGATTAGATATTTAGAAGAGTCAAAAGATGAAAGCACTTTAAACTTAGCCTTTGAAATAATAATCGCTAAAATGTCATCTAGAGATGAAGTAATGAAAGAAAAAACAGCTAAACTACTAGAGCTTATGCCAAATGATATAGTTTCAAATATACTAAATTTTATAGCAAACTATGACACAGATGATATAAAAACATATGCACTAAATATACAAAAATACTTTAAGAACAAAGACTTAAATGAAGATAGCTTTTACAATGGAGCTAGTATAATTAAAAAACAATATACTAAATTGCTTCAAATTTCTGGGCTTTTATTTTACGAAAGAGATAAGATTATTCAAAAACTAAAAAATGCTCCATCAAATGTGAATTTACTTCAAACATTGGCATACATGCAACTTTTTACAAATGAATTTGATAAAAGTTTTGAAATTTATAATATTTTGATAGATAATTTTAAAGTTGAAGATCCATCTACTTTATTTTTAGCTTCAGTCGCTGCAACTGGAGCAAATAAGTCAGCAAATGCCATAGCACTTTTAGAATTAACTCGTATTAGTGATCCAGATGCGATAGAAAATAGAATCGCGCTTGGTTTTTTATATCAAGAAATAGATAATATAAAAGCCGCTATGCTCCAATATAGTAGAGTTGGAAACACTGATCACAAAAATGAATTTTATGATTTTAGTATCATTAATAATCAGTAA
- the nusB gene encoding transcription antitermination factor NusB: MATRHQARQAVVSLLYAYEMGTDSEEFLEEFLEDKKIRNERKTQVVETFNQIRQKQDEIDSVFKQYLKDEDISKVGLVERSIIRLGIFEIKFADTDKAVVINEAIELAKELASDTSPRFINAILDKVNK, encoded by the coding sequence ATGGCAACTCGTCATCAGGCTAGACAAGCTGTAGTTTCACTTTTGTATGCTTATGAAATGGGAACAGATAGTGAAGAGTTTTTGGAAGAGTTTTTGGAAGATAAAAAGATAAGAAATGAGAGAAAAACTCAGGTAGTTGAAACTTTTAATCAAATTCGCCAAAAACAAGATGAGATAGATAGTGTTTTTAAGCAATACCTTAAAGATGAAGATATAAGCAAGGTGGGACTTGTTGAAAGGTCTATTATTAGACTTGGTATATTTGAGATAAAATTTGCAGATACCGATAAGGCTGTTGTTATAAATGAAGCTATCGAACTTGCAAAAGAGCTTGCAAGTGATACAAGCCCTAGATTTATAAATGCGATATTAGACAAGGTTAATAAGTAA
- a CDS encoding TerC family protein yields the protein MFEWIMSPEAWVSLFTLTGLEIVLGIDNIIFIAILVGKLPQHQKDKGRMVGLGLAMITRILLLLSLFWIMKLTKPLISLFGFDITGRDIVLILGGLFLIAKSTMEIHSSINGEHEEHKEETKGSNFISVVTQIAIIDIVFSLDSVITAVGMAQHIEIMILAVILAVCVMMFAAKAISDFVDNNPTIKVLALAFLIMIGFVLIGEGFGVHIPKAYIYFAMAFSLSVELINIYAKKKQDKIKK from the coding sequence TTGTTTGAATGGATAATGTCGCCCGAAGCTTGGGTGTCGCTTTTTACGCTTACAGGACTTGAGATAGTTTTGGGTATTGATAATATTATTTTTATAGCGATTTTGGTAGGAAAATTGCCACAACATCAAAAAGATAAAGGTCGTATGGTGGGTCTTGGGCTTGCTATGATTACTAGGATATTGCTTTTGTTGTCTTTGTTTTGGATAATGAAATTAACAAAACCGCTTATTAGCCTTTTTGGATTTGATATAACCGGTCGTGATATTGTGCTTATTTTGGGTGGATTGTTTTTGATAGCAAAATCAACAATGGAAATTCATTCAAGTATAAATGGCGAACACGAAGAACATAAAGAAGAAACAAAGGGTTCAAATTTCATATCAGTTGTTACTCAAATAGCCATCATAGATATAGTATTTTCTCTTGATAGTGTTATAACAGCGGTAGGTATGGCTCAACACATAGAAATAATGATCCTTGCTGTTATTTTAGCTGTTTGCGTTATGATGTTTGCTGCAAAAGCTATATCTGATTTTGTTGATAATAATCCTACGATTAAAGTTTTGGCTTTGGCATTTTTGATAATGATAGGTTTTGTCCTTATAGGAGAAGGTTTCGGAGTTCATATACCTAAGGCTTATATATATTTTGCTATGGCATTTTCGCTTAGTGTCGAGCTTATAAATATATATGCAAAAAAGAAACAAGATAAAATAAAAAAATAA
- the trpS gene encoding tryptophan--tRNA ligase, translating to MRVLTGLQPSGKLHLGNYFASIKQMLNAQENSDMFIFIANYHAMTSTSGAKTLRQNTLEAAAAFLSLGINPDKSTFWVQSDVKEVLELYWILSQYTPMGLLERAHSYKDKTAKGISANHGLFSYPVLMAADILMYSADVVPVGKDQIQHVEIARDIALKFNNDHGDILKLPNYKVDENVATVPGVDGAKMSKSYKNTIDIFSNAKELKKQISQIVTSSEPLEAPKDWKNCNIYNIAKLFLDENGQKDLQARYERGGEGHGHFKMYLNELVWDYFADAREKFDYYMNNTNEIEKILENGAKKAKDVALPLLEKIRQTTGIY from the coding sequence TTGAGAGTATTAACAGGGCTTCAACCATCAGGCAAATTGCACCTTGGAAATTATTTTGCAAGCATAAAACAAATGCTAAACGCACAAGAAAATAGCGATATGTTTATATTTATAGCAAATTATCACGCTATGACTTCAACTAGTGGAGCAAAAACTTTAAGACAAAATACACTAGAAGCTGCCGCTGCATTTTTATCGCTTGGTATCAACCCTGATAAATCAACATTTTGGGTTCAAAGTGATGTAAAGGAAGTTCTTGAACTTTATTGGATTTTGAGTCAATACACACCTATGGGGTTACTTGAAAGAGCTCATAGTTACAAAGATAAAACAGCAAAGGGCATAAGTGCAAATCACGGGTTGTTTAGTTATCCTGTGCTTATGGCGGCTGATATTTTGATGTATAGTGCTGATGTTGTGCCTGTTGGCAAGGATCAAATCCAGCACGTTGAGATAGCAAGAGATATAGCCTTGAAATTTAACAATGACCACGGAGATATTTTAAAACTTCCAAATTATAAGGTTGATGAAAATGTCGCGACTGTTCCGGGTGTTGATGGTGCAAAGATGAGCAAGAGTTATAAAAATACCATAGATATATTTTCTAATGCGAAAGAATTAAAAAAGCAAATATCTCAAATCGTAACTAGTTCTGAACCACTAGAAGCTCCAAAGGATTGGAAAAACTGCAATATTTACAATATCGCAAAACTATTTTTAGATGAAAATGGACAAAAAGATTTGCAAGCTAGATATGAGCGAGGTGGAGAGGGACACGGACATTTTAAAATGTATTTAAACGAGCTTGTTTGGGATTATTTTGCTGATGCAAGAGAGAAATTTGATTATTATATGAATAATACAAATGAGATAGAAAAAATCTTAGAAAACGGTGCAAAAAAAGCTAAAGATGTAGCCTTACCTTTGCTTGAAAAAATAAGACAGACTACTGGAATTTATTAA
- the ribH gene encoding 6,7-dimethyl-8-ribityllumazine synthase has protein sequence MNIIEGKLSLDGSEKIAIINARFNHIITDRLVEGAKDAFLRHGGDEKNLSLILVPGAFEIPMVLEKVLQSGKFDAVCCVGAVIRGSTPHFDYVSAETTKGIANVTLKHGKPVSFGVLTVDSIEQAIERAGSKAGNKGFEAMAGIIEMLNLYKTLKV, from the coding sequence ATGAACATTATAGAGGGAAAACTTTCATTAGATGGAAGTGAAAAGATAGCGATAATAAATGCTAGATTTAATCACATAATAACAGATAGATTGGTTGAAGGTGCAAAAGATGCCTTTTTGAGACACGGTGGAGATGAAAAAAATCTAAGCCTTATTTTAGTGCCTGGCGCGTTTGAGATACCTATGGTTTTAGAAAAAGTTTTACAAAGTGGAAAATTTGATGCTGTTTGTTGTGTTGGTGCTGTTATTAGGGGTTCAACTCCACATTTTGATTATGTGTCAGCTGAAACAACAAAAGGTATAGCAAATGTAACATTAAAGCATGGAAAACCTGTAAGCTTTGGTGTTTTAACAGTAGATAGCATAGAACAAGCTATAGAAAGAGCTGGAAGCAAAGCCGGAAATAAAGGCTTTGAAGCTATGGCTGGCATTATAGAAATGCTTAATCTTTATAAAACTTTAAAGGTTTAA